Proteins encoded in a region of the Moritella marina ATCC 15381 genome:
- the aceF gene encoding pyruvate dehydrogenase complex dihydrolipoyllysine-residue acetyltransferase, with product MSIEIFVPDIGDDEVEVTEISVQIGDTVAEEDTLLAVEGDKASMEVPAPQAGVVQEIRVNVGDTVKTGSLIFIFAAEAGAAAPVAEVVAEAPAVEAAPVAAAAAQVLEVNIPDIGDDEVEVTEISVKVGDTVAEEDTLMAVEGDKASMEVPAPFAGVVKEIKAAVGDKVTTGSFIMTFEVAGAAPVAAPVAAPVAQAAAAAPAAKVEAPKAAAPVASKTAPEATGFVENDAYHHASPVVRRLAREFGVNLDKVGATGRKGRIAKEDVQTYVKNAVKRLESGATGGNGSGMDVLAWPKVDFAKFGEIEVVKMTRIQKISGPNLHRNWVKIPHVTQFDEADITELEAFRKVENNKLVKQDKGFKISPLIFIVKAVAKALADYPKFNTSIGEDGESIIQKKYINVGVAVDTPNGLVVPVIRNVDQKGIYELCQDLAVISKKARAGKLTSSDMQGGCFTISSLGGIGGTQFTPIVNAPEVAILGVSRSEIKPKWDGKDFAPRLMLPMALSYDHRVIDGADGARFVTALNGYLSDLRQLVL from the coding sequence ATGAGTATTGAAATTTTCGTTCCAGACATTGGTGATGATGAAGTAGAAGTAACTGAGATTTCCGTTCAAATCGGCGATACAGTTGCAGAAGAAGATACTTTGCTTGCTGTTGAGGGTGACAAAGCGTCTATGGAAGTACCTGCGCCACAAGCTGGTGTAGTACAAGAAATCCGTGTAAATGTTGGTGATACAGTGAAAACTGGTTCATTAATCTTTATCTTCGCTGCTGAAGCCGGTGCTGCTGCACCAGTTGCTGAAGTTGTAGCTGAGGCACCTGCTGTTGAAGCTGCTCCTGTTGCTGCCGCTGCTGCGCAAGTGTTAGAAGTTAACATTCCTGACATCGGCGACGATGAAGTGGAAGTAACTGAGATTTCAGTTAAAGTTGGCGATACTGTTGCTGAAGAAGACACTTTAATGGCTGTTGAAGGCGATAAAGCTTCAATGGAAGTTCCTGCACCATTCGCTGGTGTTGTGAAAGAAATTAAAGCAGCTGTTGGCGATAAAGTAACAACTGGTTCTTTCATCATGACGTTTGAAGTTGCTGGCGCTGCACCTGTTGCTGCACCTGTTGCTGCTCCTGTAGCACAAGCTGCTGCCGCTGCACCTGCTGCAAAAGTTGAAGCTCCGAAAGCTGCTGCTCCTGTTGCATCAAAAACGGCACCTGAAGCAACTGGTTTCGTTGAAAACGACGCTTACCACCATGCATCACCAGTAGTTCGTCGTCTAGCACGCGAATTCGGTGTTAACTTAGATAAAGTTGGCGCAACTGGTCGTAAAGGTCGCATCGCAAAAGAAGACGTACAAACTTACGTTAAAAATGCAGTTAAACGTTTAGAATCTGGCGCTACTGGCGGCAACGGTTCTGGTATGGACGTACTAGCATGGCCGAAAGTTGATTTCGCTAAATTTGGTGAAATCGAAGTAGTTAAGATGACTCGCATCCAGAAAATTTCTGGTCCGAACCTGCACCGTAACTGGGTTAAAATCCCACACGTTACACAGTTCGACGAAGCAGACATCACTGAACTAGAAGCGTTCCGTAAAGTTGAGAACAACAAACTTGTTAAGCAAGATAAAGGCTTCAAGATTTCTCCACTTATCTTCATCGTTAAAGCAGTAGCTAAAGCGTTAGCTGATTATCCGAAGTTCAATACTTCAATCGGCGAAGATGGCGAAAGCATCATTCAGAAGAAATACATCAACGTTGGTGTTGCTGTTGATACACCAAACGGTCTAGTTGTTCCGGTTATCCGTAACGTTGACCAGAAAGGTATTTACGAGCTTTGCCAAGATCTTGCTGTTATCTCTAAGAAAGCACGTGCTGGTAAACTGACTTCTTCTGACATGCAAGGCGGTTGTTTCACAATTTCTAGCCTTGGCGGTATCGGTGGTACTCAATTTACACCTATCGTTAATGCTCCTGAAGTGGCAATCTTAGGCGTATCACGTTCTGAAATTAAACCTAAGTGGGATGGCAAAGACTTTGCTCCTCGTCTTATGTTACCAATGGCGCTTTCATATGATCACCGTGTGATCGATGGCGCTGATGGTGCTCGTTTTGTTACAGCATTAAACGGATATCTTTCAGATCTTCGTCAGCTAGTACTTTAA
- the acnB gene encoding bifunctional aconitate hydratase 2/2-methylisocitrate dehydratase, producing the protein MLKAYRKHVEERAADGVVPKPLDAEQVAALVELVKAPIAGEEEVILDLLTNRVPPGVDEAAYVKAGFLTAIVKGEATSPILSAERATELLGTMQGGYNIETLVELLDVDALAPIAAKGLSHTLLMFDAFYTVEEKAKAGNKFAQQVMQSWADAEWFLTKPEVAEKITVTVFKVPGETNTDDLSPAPDAWSRPDIPLHALAMLKNEREGVSATPLQAIEELKQKGHPVAYVGDVVGTGSSRKSATNSVLWCMGDDIPFVPNKRGGGVCIGSKIAPIFFNTMEDSGALPLEFDVSSLSTGDVIDIYPYAGVVKANDTGAAITEFKIKTDVILDEVRAGGRIPLIIGRGLTTRARAALGLEDSTVFRLPQDVAASTKGYSLAQKMVGKACGVTGVRPNQYCEPKMTTVGSQDTTGPMTRDELKDLACLGFSADLVMQSFCHTAAYPKPVDVQTHHTLPDFIRNRAGVSLRPGDGVIHSWLNRMLLPDTVGTGGDSHTRFPLGISFPAGSGLVAFAAATGVMPLDMPESILVRFKGELQPGITLRDLVNAIPYYAIQKGLLTVAKEGKINAFSGRVLEIEGLPELKVEQAFELSDASAERSAAGCSIKLDEAPIIEYLESNIVMLNWMIAEGYGDPKTIARRVAEMKAWIADPQLLEADADAEYAEIIEIDLADVKEPILACPNDPDDVKLLSDVAGVAIDEVFVGSCMTNIGHFRAAGKLLEKFNGSLPTRMWVTPPTRMDAAQLSDEGYYSIFGKAGARTEMPGCSLCMGNQARVGDNTTVVSTSTRNFPNRLGTGANVYLSSAEVAAVAAIKGRIPTVTEYMELASELDATAADTYRYLNFDKIASYIEKANEVIVQEAV; encoded by the coding sequence GTGCTAAAAGCTTATCGTAAACATGTCGAAGAACGTGCCGCTGATGGGGTTGTACCGAAACCTCTTGATGCTGAACAAGTTGCTGCTCTAGTTGAATTGGTGAAAGCACCAATCGCTGGCGAAGAAGAAGTTATTTTAGATCTTTTAACGAATCGTGTACCACCAGGTGTGGATGAAGCTGCTTATGTAAAAGCTGGCTTCTTAACAGCGATTGTTAAAGGTGAAGCGACATCACCTATCTTATCTGCAGAACGTGCAACGGAACTACTTGGCACGATGCAAGGTGGTTACAACATCGAAACATTGGTTGAATTACTGGATGTTGATGCGCTTGCTCCTATCGCTGCAAAAGGCTTATCACACACACTATTAATGTTTGATGCTTTCTATACTGTTGAAGAAAAAGCAAAAGCAGGTAATAAATTTGCACAACAAGTTATGCAATCTTGGGCTGACGCTGAATGGTTCTTAACGAAACCTGAAGTGGCTGAAAAAATCACAGTCACCGTATTTAAAGTACCTGGCGAAACCAATACTGATGATCTATCACCTGCTCCAGATGCATGGTCTCGTCCAGATATCCCGCTGCATGCACTTGCAATGCTTAAAAATGAGCGTGAAGGTGTTTCAGCTACGCCACTACAAGCAATTGAAGAATTAAAACAAAAAGGTCACCCAGTGGCTTACGTTGGTGATGTTGTTGGTACGGGTTCTTCACGTAAATCAGCAACTAACTCAGTGTTATGGTGTATGGGTGATGATATCCCATTCGTGCCTAACAAGCGCGGCGGTGGTGTTTGTATCGGTTCTAAAATCGCGCCAATCTTCTTCAACACAATGGAAGATTCAGGTGCTTTACCATTAGAATTTGATGTAAGTAGCCTAAGCACTGGCGACGTTATTGATATCTATCCATATGCAGGTGTCGTTAAAGCGAACGATACTGGCGCGGCAATTACAGAATTCAAAATCAAAACTGATGTCATTCTTGATGAAGTGCGTGCCGGTGGTCGTATTCCACTGATCATTGGTCGTGGTTTAACAACGCGTGCACGTGCTGCATTAGGTCTAGAAGATTCAACAGTATTCCGTCTACCTCAAGATGTAGCGGCTTCGACTAAAGGTTATTCTTTAGCGCAAAAAATGGTTGGTAAAGCATGTGGTGTAACGGGCGTGCGTCCTAACCAGTATTGCGAACCTAAAATGACGACAGTAGGCTCTCAAGATACTACGGGTCCAATGACGCGTGATGAACTGAAAGATCTTGCTTGTCTTGGTTTCTCTGCTGACTTAGTCATGCAGTCTTTCTGTCATACTGCGGCATATCCGAAACCAGTTGATGTACAAACTCACCATACGTTACCAGACTTTATTCGTAACCGTGCGGGTGTTTCGTTACGTCCGGGTGATGGTGTAATTCACTCATGGTTAAACCGTATGTTATTGCCAGATACTGTTGGTACTGGTGGTGATTCACATACGCGTTTCCCATTAGGTATCTCTTTCCCTGCGGGTTCTGGTCTCGTTGCATTTGCTGCAGCGACAGGTGTTATGCCACTTGATATGCCTGAATCTATCTTGGTACGTTTTAAAGGTGAACTACAACCGGGTATCACATTACGTGATTTGGTTAATGCTATCCCGTATTACGCTATTCAGAAAGGTCTACTGACGGTTGCTAAAGAAGGCAAAATCAATGCATTCTCTGGCCGTGTCCTAGAAATTGAAGGTTTACCTGAGCTGAAAGTAGAGCAAGCATTTGAATTATCAGATGCATCTGCAGAGCGTTCTGCTGCAGGTTGTTCAATCAAACTTGATGAAGCACCAATCATTGAATACCTAGAGTCTAACATCGTGATGTTAAACTGGATGATTGCTGAAGGTTATGGCGATCCGAAAACGATTGCGCGTCGTGTTGCTGAAATGAAAGCTTGGATCGCTGATCCACAGTTACTTGAAGCTGATGCTGATGCTGAATACGCTGAAATCATTGAAATTGATTTAGCTGACGTGAAAGAACCTATCCTAGCTTGTCCAAATGATCCAGATGATGTGAAACTATTATCTGATGTTGCTGGCGTGGCGATTGATGAAGTCTTTGTTGGTTCATGCATGACTAACATCGGACACTTCCGTGCAGCGGGTAAACTATTGGAGAAATTCAACGGTTCATTGCCAACACGTATGTGGGTAACTCCGCCAACGCGTATGGATGCCGCACAATTAAGTGACGAAGGTTATTATTCTATCTTCGGTAAAGCGGGCGCACGTACCGAAATGCCAGGTTGTTCACTATGTATGGGTAACCAAGCCCGTGTAGGTGATAATACTACGGTTGTTTCTACGTCAACACGTAACTTCCCGAACCGTCTTGGTACAGGTGCTAACGTTTATTTGAGTTCTGCTGAAGTTGCTGCTGTAGCGGCAATTAAAGGTCGTATCCCAACGGTTACAGAATACATGGAACTGGCGTCTGAACTTGATGCAACGGCAGCGGATACTTACCGCTACTTAAACTTCGATAA
- the lpdA gene encoding dihydrolipoyl dehydrogenase — MSNEVKAQVVVLGAGPAGYSAAFRAADLGLETVIIERYNTLGGVCLNVGCIPSKALLHVAKVIEEAKSLADHGIVFGAPQTDITKIRSWKEKVVGQLTGGLGGMAKMRKVKVVEGLAQFTGANTIEATDRDGNVTTVTFDNAIIAAGSRPVKLPFIPHEDPRVWDSTDALELKEVPGKLLVLGGGIIGLEMGTVYSALGSDIDVVEFADQLVPAADKDIVKVYAKAVKNKFNVMLSTKVTGVEAKEDGLYVTFEGKKAPAEAVRYDAVLVAVGRVPNGLGLNAEKAGINVTERGFIETDKTMSTNVPHIYAIGDIVGQPMLAHKGVHEGHVAAENIAGKKHFFDPKVIPSIAYTEPEMAWAGLTEKEAKEQGVNYEAAVFPWAASGRAIASDASNGMTKLLFNKDTNRIIGGAMVGTNAGELLGEVCLAIEMGCDAEDIALTIHAHPTLHESVGMAAEIYEGSITDLPNAKAVKKK; from the coding sequence ATGAGTAATGAAGTTAAAGCTCAAGTCGTAGTACTTGGCGCTGGTCCTGCGGGCTACTCTGCTGCATTCCGTGCTGCAGATTTAGGTTTAGAAACTGTAATCATCGAACGTTATAACACCTTAGGTGGTGTTTGTCTTAACGTTGGTTGTATCCCTTCAAAAGCTTTACTACACGTAGCTAAAGTAATCGAAGAAGCAAAATCATTAGCGGACCACGGTATCGTGTTCGGCGCACCACAAACTGACATCACTAAAATCCGTTCATGGAAAGAAAAAGTTGTTGGTCAATTAACTGGTGGTCTTGGCGGTATGGCTAAGATGCGTAAAGTTAAAGTGGTTGAAGGTTTAGCACAATTTACTGGCGCTAACACTATCGAAGCAACAGACCGTGACGGTAACGTTACAACAGTTACTTTTGATAATGCAATCATTGCAGCGGGTTCACGCCCAGTTAAACTACCATTCATCCCGCATGAAGATCCACGCGTTTGGGATTCAACTGATGCACTAGAACTGAAAGAAGTTCCTGGTAAATTACTTGTTCTTGGTGGTGGTATTATCGGTCTAGAAATGGGTACTGTGTACTCGGCACTAGGTTCTGATATTGACGTTGTTGAGTTTGCAGATCAATTAGTACCTGCAGCGGATAAAGACATCGTTAAGGTTTATGCTAAAGCAGTTAAAAACAAATTTAACGTTATGCTAAGCACTAAAGTAACAGGCGTTGAAGCAAAAGAAGACGGTCTATACGTTACGTTTGAAGGCAAAAAAGCGCCTGCTGAAGCAGTACGCTATGACGCAGTGCTTGTTGCTGTTGGTCGTGTACCAAACGGTCTTGGCTTAAATGCTGAGAAAGCGGGTATTAATGTAACTGAACGTGGCTTTATCGAAACAGATAAAACCATGAGCACGAACGTTCCACACATCTATGCAATCGGCGATATCGTTGGTCAACCTATGTTGGCGCATAAAGGTGTGCATGAAGGTCACGTTGCTGCAGAAAACATTGCTGGCAAGAAACACTTCTTCGATCCTAAAGTTATTCCATCAATTGCTTACACTGAGCCAGAAATGGCGTGGGCAGGTCTAACTGAGAAAGAAGCGAAAGAGCAAGGCGTAAACTACGAAGCTGCTGTATTCCCTTGGGCTGCATCAGGTCGTGCGATCGCTTCTGACGCATCTAACGGTATGACTAAGTTATTATTCAACAAAGACACTAACCGTATCATCGGTGGTGCTATGGTTGGTACTAACGCGGGTGAATTACTAGGTGAAGTTTGTCTAGCAATTGAAATGGGTTGTGATGCAGAAGATATCGCATTAACAATTCATGCACACCCAACGTTACACGAATCAGTTGGTATGGCTGCAGAAATTTATGAAGGTTCTATTACTGACCTTCCTAATGCAAAAGCGGTGAAGAAAAAATAA
- the aceE gene encoding pyruvate dehydrogenase (acetyl-transferring), homodimeric type translates to MSDILKHDVDPIETTEWLESIESVIREEGLERAQYLLEKVIAKAHQDGVALGKGGITTDYINTIRTEDQPVYPGDEKLERRIRSIIRWNALMIVLRASKKDLDLGGHMASFQSSAALYDVCFNHFFRAPTEKDGGDLVYYQGHISPGIYARSFVEGRLTEEQLNNFRQEVDGKGIPSYPHPKLMPEYWQFPTVSMGLGPFSAIYQARFLKYLDGRGLKQTEDQTVYAFLGDGEMDEPESRGALSFAAREGLDNLVFVVNCNLQRLDGPVMGNGKIIQELESLFKGAGWNVIKVVWGEEWDELLAKDTSGKLLQLMNETVDGDYQTLKAKGGAYVREHFFNRYPETAALVADMTDDEIYALKRGGHSSSKLYAAYAKAKATVGLPTVILAKTVKGYGMGEAAEGKNIAHGVKKMKSDTLKQFRDRFDVPVSDDQLLELPYVKIEEGTPEHEYMHARRKELNGYLPQRKPEFSGKLDIPTVEDFGVLLGEQKREISTTMAYVRALNVLLKHKGVGKNIVPIIADEARTFGMEGLFRQVGIYNPKGQAYTPQDREIVSYYKEETSGQVLQEGINELGAMSSWVAAATSYSTNDVPMIPLYIYYSMFGFQRIGDSAWMAGDQMARGFLLGATAGRTTLNGEGLQHEDGHSLVQAGLIPNCVSYDPTFAYEVAVVLQDGLRRMYGEQENVFYYITLMNENYAHHAMPEGAEAGIRKGMYKLETYTGEKAKVQLLSSGTIMMQVREAARILSEDYGIGSDVFSVTSFNEIAREGQDVERYNMLHPEAEQKVPYITTLMSDAPAIAATDYIKNYAEQARAYVPTSYKVLGTDGFGRSDSRANLRRHFEVNAQYVVVAALSELVKKGDLENQVVVDAIAKYNIDADKLNPLYA, encoded by the coding sequence ATGTCCGACATCTTAAAGCATGATGTAGACCCAATCGAAACTACCGAATGGCTAGAATCAATCGAATCAGTAATTCGTGAAGAAGGTCTTGAACGTGCACAGTATTTGCTAGAAAAAGTAATTGCAAAAGCACATCAAGACGGCGTTGCACTAGGTAAAGGCGGCATCACTACGGATTACATTAATACCATCCGTACTGAAGACCAACCTGTATACCCAGGTGACGAGAAACTAGAACGTCGTATTCGTTCGATTATCCGCTGGAATGCTTTAATGATCGTACTACGTGCATCAAAGAAAGACTTAGATTTAGGTGGCCACATGGCATCTTTCCAGTCTTCTGCTGCACTTTACGATGTATGTTTCAACCACTTCTTCCGTGCTCCAACGGAAAAAGACGGTGGCGATTTAGTTTATTACCAAGGTCATATTTCTCCTGGTATCTACGCGCGTTCATTTGTTGAAGGCCGTTTAACTGAAGAGCAACTAAACAACTTCCGTCAAGAAGTTGATGGTAAAGGTATCCCGTCATACCCACATCCTAAGTTGATGCCTGAATACTGGCAGTTCCCTACAGTATCTATGGGTCTTGGTCCATTCTCTGCTATCTATCAAGCGCGTTTCTTGAAATACCTAGATGGCCGTGGTCTTAAACAGACTGAAGATCAAACTGTATACGCTTTCCTAGGTGATGGCGAAATGGATGAACCAGAATCACGTGGCGCATTATCATTTGCAGCTCGTGAAGGTTTAGACAATTTAGTATTTGTTGTTAACTGTAACTTACAACGTCTAGATGGCCCTGTAATGGGTAACGGTAAGATCATTCAAGAACTAGAAAGCTTATTTAAAGGCGCTGGTTGGAATGTGATTAAAGTTGTTTGGGGCGAAGAGTGGGATGAACTTCTTGCTAAAGATACGTCTGGTAAATTACTACAGTTAATGAATGAAACTGTAGATGGTGATTACCAAACGTTGAAAGCTAAAGGCGGCGCTTACGTACGCGAGCATTTCTTTAATCGTTACCCTGAAACTGCTGCATTAGTTGCAGACATGACTGATGATGAAATCTACGCACTTAAGCGTGGCGGTCATTCATCAAGTAAACTTTACGCTGCTTATGCAAAAGCAAAAGCAACAGTAGGTTTACCAACAGTTATCCTAGCTAAAACTGTAAAAGGTTACGGTATGGGTGAAGCTGCTGAAGGTAAAAACATCGCGCACGGCGTGAAAAAAATGAAATCGGATACGCTTAAGCAGTTCCGTGATCGTTTCGATGTACCTGTATCTGATGATCAGTTGTTAGAACTACCGTATGTTAAAATCGAAGAAGGCACGCCTGAACACGAATACATGCATGCGCGTCGTAAAGAATTAAACGGTTACTTACCACAACGTAAACCTGAATTCTCTGGCAAGCTAGATATCCCAACTGTTGAAGATTTCGGCGTGCTACTTGGTGAGCAAAAACGTGAAATCTCGACAACGATGGCTTATGTCCGTGCTTTAAACGTGCTACTTAAGCACAAAGGTGTTGGCAAAAACATCGTACCAATTATCGCCGATGAAGCGCGTACATTTGGTATGGAAGGTTTATTCCGTCAAGTGGGTATTTATAACCCTAAAGGTCAAGCATACACACCTCAAGATCGCGAAATCGTTTCTTACTATAAAGAAGAAACTAGCGGCCAAGTACTTCAAGAAGGTATTAATGAGCTAGGTGCTATGTCTTCATGGGTTGCAGCGGCAACATCATACAGTACTAATGACGTACCTATGATCCCACTGTATATTTATTATTCAATGTTTGGTTTCCAACGTATTGGTGACTCTGCATGGATGGCTGGCGATCAAATGGCGCGTGGCTTCCTATTAGGTGCTACAGCTGGTCGTACAACGCTAAACGGTGAAGGTCTTCAACATGAAGATGGTCACAGCTTAGTACAAGCAGGCCTTATTCCGAACTGTGTGTCTTATGACCCAACATTCGCGTATGAAGTTGCTGTTGTATTACAAGATGGTTTACGTCGTATGTACGGCGAGCAAGAAAATGTTTTCTATTACATCACATTGATGAATGAAAACTATGCTCACCATGCAATGCCTGAAGGTGCTGAAGCAGGTATCCGTAAAGGTATGTATAAGTTAGAAACTTATACTGGCGAAAAAGCAAAAGTACAATTATTAAGTTCAGGTACTATCATGATGCAAGTACGCGAAGCGGCTCGTATCTTAAGTGAAGACTATGGTATTGGTTCTGACGTATTCTCGGTAACTTCATTCAATGAAATTGCACGTGAAGGTCAAGACGTTGAACGTTACAACATGCTACACCCTGAAGCTGAGCAAAAAGTACCGTACATCACTACACTAATGAGTGATGCGCCTGCTATTGCCGCGACAGATTATATCAAAAACTATGCAGAACAAGCGCGTGCATACGTGCCGACTTCATACAAAGTTCTTGGTACAGACGGTTTTGGTCGTTCAGACAGCCGTGCAAACTTACGTCGTCACTTCGAAGTTAACGCGCAATACGTAGTTGTTGCTGCATTATCTGAATTAGTTAAGAAAGGCGATCTAGAAAATCAAGTTGTTGTTGATGCAATTGCAAAATATAACATCGACGCTGATAAATTAAACCCTCTATACGCATAA
- a CDS encoding patatin-like phospholipase family protein: MSQIKRIFGSSFTMMNGLLLAFISLNISTASAADAISTPATMSEKTRPKIGLALSGGGAKGAAHLGVIKYLEKHNIPVDYISGTSMGSFIAGMYAMGRSTAEIELILAEYDWSQGYNDDVPREALSIREKQRQDSFQIHTNIGFDGTSVEYPSGFVQGQGMGKLLRLSTNSLPYVNHFDLLPIPYRAIATNIETMREVVLERGDLSKVMQASMSIPGALTPVFIDGQHLVDGGMVNNLPIGVLQEMGADIVIAVDIGSQLYSQEEITSAFLIFDQLSSSMTRASANEQILKLSEQDVLLSPDIDGIGTADFDLMPEAVVRGEKAAEYASAKLNALSLSDANYAVYQQQKAARKQQLAQIETIEINDIKINTDTRLSPRVIENKLSLKRGDKITVAELEQELDGLYALNLFQKVDYSITEKDGLHDLNINVVEKSWGPGYVDFKFNIQQSTTSDDSQQIGLQYILSDLNRLGGEWRTELVYGSDSNISTEFYSPIDYNQYFFFKTGVRLENYESKLYLGSVNDPALTPINSTFEYFPVKTEQIGVFAELGAIPLEWMQIAVGSYYQSGTAEIIGTTIDKDFDSQGWYVKTRLDSFDNISFPTKGFKLDADVYIDTGDYLNSNENNIFFSLDWRNAVSLDRSTLEFKASVASYDGPAISPTFEVGIGGFQNLSGYGINELTGNHKGLVALIYRHRLLDNNFGAFSLPLYLGASIEQGNVWNDTDDISFDSTITAGSMFVALDTGIGPVMLSYGYAEGGHASGYLFIGNNF, encoded by the coding sequence ATGTCTCAGATTAAACGGATTTTTGGTTCTTCATTTACCATGATGAACGGGTTACTTCTCGCTTTTATTAGCCTTAATATAAGCACCGCTAGCGCCGCAGATGCTATTTCTACTCCAGCTACTATGAGTGAAAAAACACGCCCTAAAATTGGTCTAGCGTTAAGTGGTGGTGGTGCCAAAGGTGCTGCGCATTTAGGGGTGATTAAGTATTTAGAAAAACACAATATTCCCGTCGATTATATCTCTGGCACCAGCATGGGTTCCTTTATCGCTGGTATGTATGCCATGGGACGTTCAACAGCCGAAATAGAGCTGATATTAGCAGAGTATGACTGGAGCCAAGGTTATAACGATGACGTGCCACGTGAGGCGTTGTCGATAAGAGAAAAACAGCGTCAGGATTCATTTCAAATCCACACCAATATCGGCTTTGACGGCACCAGTGTGGAATATCCATCGGGCTTTGTACAAGGCCAAGGCATGGGGAAACTGTTACGTCTTTCAACTAATAGCTTACCTTATGTAAATCATTTTGACTTGCTGCCGATACCGTATCGCGCTATTGCTACCAATATTGAAACCATGCGCGAAGTAGTATTAGAGCGTGGTGATTTATCCAAAGTGATGCAAGCGAGTATGTCTATCCCTGGCGCGCTAACGCCTGTATTTATTGACGGCCAGCACCTTGTTGACGGTGGTATGGTGAATAACTTACCGATTGGTGTATTACAGGAGATGGGCGCTGATATCGTGATTGCGGTGGATATTGGTTCACAGCTTTACAGCCAAGAAGAGATCACTAGTGCGTTCCTTATTTTTGATCAGCTATCGAGTTCGATGACACGTGCGAGTGCTAATGAACAGATCTTAAAGTTATCTGAGCAAGATGTGTTATTGAGCCCTGATATTGATGGCATAGGTACGGCTGATTTTGATTTGATGCCAGAGGCAGTTGTACGCGGTGAAAAGGCCGCTGAATACGCCAGTGCTAAATTGAATGCATTATCACTATCAGATGCAAATTATGCGGTATACCAACAGCAAAAAGCAGCGCGAAAGCAGCAATTAGCACAAATTGAAACCATTGAAATAAATGATATTAAAATTAATACCGATACGCGATTAAGCCCACGTGTTATCGAAAATAAATTAAGCTTAAAGCGTGGTGACAAAATTACTGTCGCGGAGTTAGAGCAGGAACTTGATGGGCTTTATGCATTAAACCTATTTCAAAAAGTGGATTACAGTATTACTGAAAAAGACGGTCTTCATGATTTGAATATCAATGTGGTTGAGAAAAGTTGGGGGCCGGGTTATGTGGACTTTAAATTTAACATTCAGCAATCAACGACCAGTGATGATAGCCAGCAAATCGGTTTACAATATATTTTGAGTGATTTAAATCGACTGGGCGGAGAGTGGCGTACTGAGTTAGTGTATGGTTCGGACTCTAACATCAGTACTGAATTTTACTCGCCAATTGATTATAACCAATATTTTTTCTTTAAAACTGGTGTGCGTTTAGAAAACTATGAAAGTAAGCTCTATTTAGGTTCTGTTAATGATCCGGCGCTTACACCAATTAATTCTACGTTCGAATATTTTCCGGTTAAAACAGAACAAATAGGCGTTTTTGCTGAATTAGGTGCAATCCCGCTTGAGTGGATGCAGATTGCGGTAGGTAGTTATTATCAATCAGGCACAGCGGAAATAATTGGTACTACCATCGATAAAGATTTCGATAGTCAAGGCTGGTATGTAAAAACTCGTTTAGATTCGTTTGATAATATTTCGTTCCCAACAAAAGGTTTCAAATTAGATGCGGATGTTTACATTGATACTGGTGATTATTTAAATAGTAACGAGAATAATATCTTCTTCAGTTTAGATTGGCGTAATGCGGTGTCATTAGATCGTTCTACGTTGGAGTTCAAGGCATCAGTGGCCAGTTATGATGGGCCAGCTATCTCCCCTACGTTCGAAGTCGGTATTGGTGGTTTCCAGAATCTGTCGGGTTATGGCATTAACGAGTTGACCGGGAATCACAAAGGACTGGTGGCATTAATCTATCGCCATCGTTTATTGGATAACAATTTTGGCGCATTCTCATTACCACTTTATTTAGGGGCTTCAATCGAGCAGGGTAATGTCTGGAACGATACTGATGACATCAGTTTTGATTCAACGATTACAGCGGGTAGTATGTTTGTCGCGCTAGATACCGGTATTGGTCCGGTGATGCTGTCTTATGGTTATGCCGAAGGGGGTCATGCTTCTGGCTATTTGTTTATTGGTAATAATTTCTAG